GTCCTCGATGGGTGGACAGTTGTCCTGGACGTGGACACGGAGACGGTTCCCGACCCGTTCAGCGGTGATGCCGACCCACGGATCACCCTCGGCGTGGACCACGGCGTTCTCCAGGAGGTTGTCCACCACCGTCTCGAACTGCCAGTCGACGTACGCGACGGCGCTCTCCGGGAGCGTCACGTCGACGGTTACGTCGGGCCGTGACTGTTCCAACGCCGCGAGACGGTCCTCGATGACGGGAACGATATCCGTCGGTGTCTGGGCGGTACGGTCGGCGGCGACGGCCGCGTCGATCTGGCGTGCCTTCTCGGTGGTCGAGATCATCCGGTCGACGGTCGTCGACATCCGGTCGACCCTGTCGGCTGCGTCGCCGGTCGTCTCGGCTTCGAGGACACTCAGGTGCCCCAGCACGACGTTGAAATCGTTGCGCATGTCGTGTCTGAGCACGCGGTTGAGGACCGCGTTGCTCTGACGGAGTCGCCGCCGCGCCCGACGGAGTTCGAGCAGCGCGCCCACGAGGATCCCGACGAATCCGCCCATCGCGATACTGCTTGCGAGCAACGCCGAAACCAACGACGTCGGAGAGGCACCGACGACGAGAGTTCCGAGGGTTACGAGCGTGAGAAGGGCGATTCCGAGGCCGCCCCATTCGGCGACCGTCCAGATCTGTTCGCCCTCCAGCCCGCTCCGGGGGAGCCAGTAGTTCGCCGCCGCCAGCGACAACGCGGGGACTAGCCCGGTCGCGACAACCAGGAGGCCCGAGGGTCCCGCGTCGAGGACGGACGCCGCGTGACAGGCGAGTGCGAGCGTCAGCGTCACGCCGATGGCGACCAGATAGCCCGTCCCGAGAGTCCCCTTCGACACTGTCGGGGTCTTCACGACTGTGTTGGCGTATTACGGGGGGGGTATTTAGAGCCGCCCCACTAGAGTATCAGTTTTGATAATCCCCGGCGTCCTCGTCGTCGCGATACCGCTCCGCCGCCGACTCGAAGCCCAGTTCCGACTGCTCTTTCGAGCGCCGCCCCTCGCGTTCGGCCAGCGCCTCCGGGTCCGGCCCGGCGTCGTCGTCGATCCGTGCCCACGACTGGTGGACCTTCGCGTGACACCACCGACAGAGATAGACGGTGATCTCGTGATCGAGGGTGTCCCCCGAGGAGTCGCGGTAGGAGAGGTGGTGTTCCTCCAGCAGCGGCCGCTCGTCGGAGTGGGCCATCCGCCGCTCGGTCAACCCACAGCGGACACACTCGCGGTCGTGCTGTCGGCACCGGAAGTGGGGACAGTCGGCCCACTCCCACTCGGTCTCGTCCCGCGGGGCAGGTCGCTCCCTGCCCGACTGTTCCGAGACGCCACGCGTCTCGCTGGTGTCGCCGTCCGGCGCCACGGCGGCCGGACAGCGGAACTCCTCGGCGCTCCGGGCGTCGGCGAACTCGGGGTCGTGGTGGCCGTGCTCGCGCGCCCACCGACACTTCCCCTCGTCGGTGACGAAATCACAGCGGTCGACGTGGTCGTAGGGGTCGTCGACGCCGACGCTCGTCCCGCCCGGTGCCTTCTCCATACCGCCGTCTGTGGCTCGGACGCTATTCAATCTGTCCGGGTTGTGGCGG
Above is a window of Haloarcula halophila DNA encoding:
- a CDS encoding ATP-binding protein; translated protein: MSKGTLGTGYLVAIGVTLTLALACHAASVLDAGPSGLLVVATGLVPALSLAAANYWLPRSGLEGEQIWTVAEWGGLGIALLTLVTLGTLVVGASPTSLVSALLASSIAMGGFVGILVGALLELRRARRRLRQSNAVLNRVLRHDMRNDFNVVLGHLSVLEAETTGDAADRVDRMSTTVDRMISTTEKARQIDAAVAADRTAQTPTDIVPVIEDRLAALEQSRPDVTVDVTLPESAVAYVDWQFETVVDNLLENAVVHAEGDPWVGITAERVGNRLRVHVQDNCPPIEDRELTAFTATDETQLDHASGVGLWLVTWVIENYEGSVWVDRVADGNVVTLELRATTTFRRLACKVRNRLWDQFQDIYVPARRRGQ
- a CDS encoding DUF7097 family protein, whose protein sequence is MEKAPGGTSVGVDDPYDHVDRCDFVTDEGKCRWAREHGHHDPEFADARSAEEFRCPAAVAPDGDTSETRGVSEQSGRERPAPRDETEWEWADCPHFRCRQHDRECVRCGLTERRMAHSDERPLLEEHHLSYRDSSGDTLDHEITVYLCRWCHAKVHQSWARIDDDAGPDPEALAEREGRRSKEQSELGFESAAERYRDDEDAGDYQN